One segment of Anopheles stephensi strain Indian chromosome 3, UCI_ANSTEP_V1.0, whole genome shotgun sequence DNA contains the following:
- the LOC118513908 gene encoding E3 ubiquitin-protein ligase lubel isoform X11, producing MASSPSNRFRGRNMPAWVTESSDRVGPPPPPPPINNDPEYEVIDVANQQQYSNAPPPVPLKSPDIKRLTVMKCDLCGSVAPVVRCEQCDQNLFCVSCDDRYHRHPKRQTHVRKPIEPPAAVSPAPSMVKPPLPPKGEAGSSGPLPPPRRNKRPGSFHFPSPMFGRKQDQQTQHGVCPQGQPEQQQQQKPPPPPPSPALSLREKMNSLKRFIHPSNRPLPDPPENKIHSSNSSLDTVSKRSPSIGPNRSVSTTMEKIQSNTAATLDRMTLLQQRYRQHQEAMKSDGDRSRRASLTSNTDLQHSEFGDAMPQMPSGPRSLSTFNLHQPPPPQPNMWGFNPLHQAQSMAHFNPMQWNQMNAWMGRGSQNGSNMSLNLPHGYPPQDPSGYPPAWGNAWNGMYPYPMGMMPMMPGVAMPPPRSRANSRSRAASPALSIKSRKSTMSMRNLNRNSFIDDLTDDEDSDDGFHRSRGRGGDRRRRERLNSTSSIDFDEPELQPAQSFVRASSVKHSRFNRERRPGAGSSARSLIDYPVSRKITAPAARYDREELTRDRFDKMSLSSPRKEPSDSFTNESDLEPEGRRGASNRSRSGNESISSPRKINSDSLTNDSDADFERRRQAKLKAAQNNLTASRRMTSDSHTNDSEPDQDRRKQQKSKAAPVPPATKKPIPSSDSDGREKQRRKSDTKSPSSKVVGAAPKKIPSDSHTPDTDGSEQRRRFASKQQRLRKNSSTEFIANESDEEKPAKKPEPEQIVNGLLEFRTISPTKSDSDEQRHLKTVEIKNIINDTRSEVEYDHTDIPEHSPPPPAPVTPDREWECEFCTYVNEPGVKICAICCKTATIGVVSGVARSESEPHTRSPPPDVVQETPQVTEVKLQIVPPQKPTNGKPPGETKKKDVDDEMDTEMDQVVGGEVVKSFSDGLKQETVEIPTDETDHVEKRIVKEKVSTGCGPSPPREIVEVRAMPATAEETLRVRASIGTSPPPQDMSTQTYDSFEQVRHEIATQHQSVDKSDSEPPQEQTQTTSALYKRSYSLATPQLLQVERPASRNSISSDTQSLPPSPHELSPQPGLQSSSRYHANQALHQTSHPSQPSAPSHRYGQQQDESLSYLDRAIHQIIQTAATQTLGATGRPAAVPEENMYRTFNDLRHIDSKAPVKITTLPAGSGQPKKPMVTMQSKAMDDHQDPEDAVPQLAREQSKEMQNGTTTKEEPSEMTLLLREAERYQFTAEELQAAMNHCGEKHPVQWLRSNWNKLIETVQTLATKYGHEKRENTIGTISTVEAREALKMHKGNIWRAITECIEQRQRKYREIASKGNFTREDIVTSLTAHHGNLELALVELSKTQLKPFLMRIWGPPSGADNDSGNLLLHQALQEDRTGISSEIQQFISAHVEQELLGVGSASEKPEQAPEQDLQSAKEDIEPELQELTEHENTAPATSSPPPEEDPREEVCEERATSASNTEILKDIEALIMQMERKQESTNGTVLRNIQQLLSQLVDAEPSSRSPSATSIRSQASDQRIMSKSPIPVRANSKPTPNHSPNPDRTIEDDVRDFVQENIQDILPNLVQQVRQELDAVKVNLRTKPKSLEDDIRETLMRAEYTENDYSNIHYFPFDKTDDTPVVFPERQPPTKVKTQQSSAPDEMDEYANIQKFLERAIRNEKTTTVFDQMKRSSYLIDSSSDEARQTAESTDYYDLVSINEKLMHLFTKAPSKELQPVQQIETEAKNSSNEERHASPHLVKNHASLANDQEELPQQAAQELTPPAEIAAEKKGVKKRRGSRIPVNKNNYLYRRPVKSSSESDFEVLVTNSKPIQASMVAIDHVAELRHVVDNIERIEHAIEVGDEVGEGEDPEDFEIINEPIYINLPPKRDSSEADNVVEPQQVVMHEPDSIAGAITDSSAVIDSVREEPKQLAVKDPVLESPNTAEEAPQQTINTDAVVISAPTVEEPKTQDSTSVVPSMVEEPPLQPSEPAITAVIQPVVEEPAKVEPQDLSLSSSNMSQDQPIKTNAAEEIQPVAEASISDIKAPNLPEQPQSEVIQVEKTLVEETPANPTTVIEPQPTASAPVTNDPVPDTSSILSEDNEEEDVIRHSSKLANNLSELVLDTKRLIQQMKDEINSDIATFNEDDAAYGEEYYEDEYEDEWEGEEEEEEEEEEWDSNEEYDVDENGDFYEYEDDDDDGSVMFSEMTIIDSANGKSRSVEQPPNEVIPVQEPPQMILPIINMAVVRENERNSASEVSDLPLDSDFNDAMSVIEQSVGELRNMLHLTEQALGPLELASSLHHASSVETLQNSPEQSEISEITLVPEIHNTTAGEESSDRTLVADENLPMTMKDVQTLMNAKAVIGGFIKIVQQIEQTGEERAMQEHVSLPEESPMVIYDSVKTSSTETTDNKPPSVIERNAVNGTNAILEEPIGTTDETQEQANAEASVFSAGPHNQMETAGSNSTEAPITQAVEDTARNPQLPTVTQGPVTPPQPQDVPEDVKLNQSLVNPAAPRTLSAEEHPVTDVINTQDHTNVSNETQSSPIVAPDESQNILSNQHAAPEYVNANALELAEANGPSSAIPDYATVFKAGAKLQVIEPAVEAADTTNQNPDNQDPITNRESEQTPGTAAEALETQRSTSNESEITSVASQGTSVLPIKEEPNVGERTAPEAVDSSATSSQEPHVTEETPAADVAERVVSNSQTENTISTTVPETTHKQQDPEDPANSSKTNTPVTDDHHTEAPITTASIAEQPSSELNTTHLLNGHAPDNRTQSRASSEEPSSSFVEIQPSQVIVHTPQTETLPPQVVPLEAPPRTTNIYQNVDIHPPASTTTTTPATTPIKSPPTRSKSKAPKLTVKVASAATSQSEDGASPTTPPTPTGQKANAKASKTKLESKKKSTTTTTTANASSPTADSTGRRPSLTRKKSIGGGVFGPVQTNTVKNMQKEFLNKAKESPKPSTSKVTPKPAKLVQPKAFTARASATPPASTSKAATPASEEASTSSARSTPGPSEPMPGSSRDTTYMCEKLLKKKYRETCFSDEYQTTDDEDESRMTITESERTIIKSLVKPYEPNSDPPEVQAKQLLEDGLVQTQAQAELAVQLIELRYARDNAIWAATQCHTIDEARDLLQKECELCLGVFPMNEIVSMLKCTHTCCLECAKEYFTQEITNRSITNCNCPYCKEPDLNGPDVTEDDVLEYFSNLDILLKNIVDEEVHDLFQRKIRDRTLTKDPNFKWCVHCSSGFFARPKQRRLVCPDCGSITCASCRKPWESQHEGLTCDKFAEWKEANDPELQAEGVQRHLQTHGISCPNCKFRYSLARGGCMHFTCTQCKFEFCYGCNKPFMMGAKCSVSPYCAKLGLHAHHPRNCLFYLRDKEPRDLQNLLLMNNVSFDTEPSEQMKQELTNGEGAIMKCPIPLQKETPAGLMDMICSADVPENHAGLCRTHYVEYLVGTVSKAQIDPLPILDLTDCVQELRRRGIPLPERGPWDTDEIYREMCQKLVKEKIPLDN from the exons ATGGCCTCAAGTCCTTCGAATAGATTCCGCGGCCGGAACATGCCTGCTTGGGTG ACCGAAAGCAGCGATCGTGTTGGTCCACCgcctccaccgccaccgatcAACAACGATCCCGAGTATGAGGTCATCGATGTGGCGAACCAGCAGCAATATTCCAATGCTCCACCTCCAGTACCGCTCAAGTCGCCAG ACATCAAACGGCTCACCGTGATGAAGTGCGATCTGTGCGGTTCCGTTGCGCCCGTCGTACGCTGCGAACAGTGCGACCAGAATCTGTTCTGTGTGTCCTGCGACGATCGTTACCATCGACACCCGAAACGCCAAACACATGTCAGAAAG CCGATCGAACCACCCGCGGCTGTGTCGCCGGCCCCGAGCATGGTGAAACCGCCGCTGCCACCGAAAGGTGAGGCCGGATCGAGCGGGCCACTGCCGCCGCCGAGAAGGAACAAGCGCCCCGGAAGCTTCCACTTTCCCAGTCCCATGTTTGGCCGCAAGCAGGACCAGCAG ACGCAACATGGAGTCTGTCCACAAGGacagccggagcagcagcaacagcagaagccGCCTCCACCGCCGCCGAGTCCCGCTCTCTCCTTGCGAGAAAAAATGAACTCCCTAAAGCGCTTCATTCATCCGTCGAACAGGCCACTGCCTGACCCTCCGGAGAATAAAATTCATT CTTCCAACTCATCCTTGGATACCGTCTCGAAACGTTCGCCTTCGATCGGGCCCAACCGATCCGTTTCGACCACGATGGAAAAGATCCAAAGCAATACGGCCGCCACCTTGGATCGTATGACGCTGCTACAGCAACGCTACCGACAGCACCAGGAAGCAATGAAGTCTGACGGAGATCGCAGTAGACGAGCGAGTCTTACGTCCAACACGGACCtgcag CACTCGGAGTTTGGCGATGCGATGCCGCAGATGCCTAGCGGGCCTCGAAGTCTCAGTACGTTCAACCTGCATcagccaccaccgccacagcCCAACATGTGGGGATTCAACCCGTTGCATCAG GCTCAGTCCATGGCACACTTCAATCCGATGCAGTGGAATCAGATGAATGCCTGGATGGGACGAGGATCGCAGAACGGGTCCAACATGAGTCTCAATCTACCGCACGGATATCCACCGCAGGACCCCTCGGGATATCCACCAGCGTGGGGCAACGCTTGGAATGGCATGTATCCCTACCCAATGGGTATGATGCCTATGATGCCAG GTGTCGCCATGCCTCCACCAAGATCCCGAGCGAACTCCCGATCGCGTGCTGCTTCACCGGCACTCAGCATCAAGTCACGTAAATCCACCATGTCCATGCGCAATCTCAACCGCAACAGCTTCATCGACGACCTTACCGACGATGAAGATTCGGATGATGGATTCCACCGCTCCCGAGGACGTGGTGGTGATCGCCGCCGCCGAGAGCGTCTCAACTCGACCAGCAGCATCGATTTCGACGAACCTGAACTACAACCAGCACAATCCTTCGTGCGTGCATCGAGTGTAAAACATTCGCGGTTCAACCGAGAGCGTCGTCCGGGGGCTGGATCCTCAGCTCGTTCGCTGATCGATTACCCAGTGTCGAGAAAGATCACGGCTCCGGCTGCTCGTTACGATCGTGAAGAGTTGACACGCGATCGCTTCGACAAGATGTCTCTTTCATCGCCCCGTAAAGAGCCATCCGATTCCTTCACCAACGAGTCCGATCTTGAGCCGGAAGGTCGACGTGGCGCCTCGAATAGATCACGCTCCGGCAACGAAAGCATCAGTTCACCGCGCAAAATCAACTCCGATTCGCTGACGAACGATTCCGATGCGGACTTTGAGCGTAGACGACAGGCTAAACTGAAGGCGGCTCAGAACAATCTGACCGCTTCGAGGCGCATGACATCCGATTCGCACACGAACGATTCCGAGCCGGATCAGGACCGTCGCAAACAGCAGAAGAGTAAGGCTGCCCCAGTACCTCCAGCAACAAAGAAACCCATACCAAGCTCCGATTCGGACGGGCGTGAGAAGCAGCGACGAAAGAGTGACACCAAGTCCCCGAGCTCCAAAGTTGTAGGTGCCGCGCCCAAAAAGATCCCCTCCGATTCACACACACCGGATACGGATGGATCGGAGCAGAGAAGACGTTTCGCCTCAAAACAACAGCGTCTGCGTAAGAACTCCAGCACCGAGTTCATCGCCAACGAATCGGACGAGGAAAAGCCGGCAAAGAAGCCCGAACCGGAACAGATTGTAAATGGACTGCTCGAGTTCCGTACCATCTCTCCAACGAAATCGGATTCTGACGAGCAGAGGCATCTGAAGACGGTCGAGATCAAGAACATCATCAACGACACCCGATCGGAGGTGGAGTACGACCACACGGACATCCCGGAACATTCACCACCTCCGCCAGCCCCCGTCACACCGGACCGTGAGTGGGAGTGTGAGTTCTGTACGTACGTCAACGAGCCCGGCGTGAAGATATGTGCCATCTGCTGCAAAACGGCCACGATCGGTGTGGTAAGCGGTGTGGCCCGGTCGGAGTCCGAACCACACACTCGATCACCGCCACCAGACGTTGTCCAGGAGACGCCTCAGGTTACCGAGGTGAAGCTGCAGATCGTACCGCCCCAGAAGCCGACCAACGGTAAGCCCCCAGGagaaacgaagaagaaag ATGTTGACGACGAGATGGACACCGAGATGGACCAGGTTGTTGGGGGCGAGGTTGTCAAGTCGTTTAGCGATGGGCTCAAGCAGGAAACAGTTGAGATTCCCACTGACGAAACTGACCACGTTGAGAAAAGGATTGTTAAGGAAAAGGTATCCACAGGTTGCGGTCCTTCGCCTCCGAGGGAAATTGTTGAGGTTCGAGCCATGCCAGCGACGGCAGAGGAAACATTGCGAGTCAGAGCTTCGATCGGGACATCACCACCTCCACAAGATATGTCCACTCAG ACATATGACTCATTTGAGCAGGTGCGTCATGAAATTGCCACCCAACATCAATCCGTCGATAAGTCCGACAGCGAACCGCCCCAGGAACAAACCCAAACAACGTCAGCACTTTACAAGCGATCGTACTCGCTTGCCACACCGCAGCTTCTCCAAGTTGAGCGTCCTGCAAGTCGCAACAGCATCTCGAGCGATACGCAG AGtctaccaccatcaccacacgAACTGAGTCCTCAGCCAGGTCTGCAGAGCTCGTCGCGGTACCACGCCAACCAAGCACTGCATCAAACGTCCCATCCGTCACAACCATCAGCCCCATCTCATCGCTACGGTCAGCAGCAGGATGAAAGCCTATCCTATCTGGACCGTGCCATCCATCAGATCATTCAAACGGCCGCGACTCAGACTCTCGGTGCTACGGGCCGTCCGGCAGCAGTTCCCGAGGAGAACATGTATCGCACATTTAACGATCTACGTCACATAGATTCGAAGGCACCGGTGAAGATCACCACACTGCCTGCTGGTAGTGGACAACCGAAGAAACCGATGGTGACAATG CAATCAAAAGCCATGGACGACCATCAAGATCCCGAGGATGCGGTGCCTCAGCTCGCGAGAGAGCAATCCAAAGAGATGCAGAATGGTACAACAACTAAAGAAGAGCCTTCGGAGATGACACTTCTTTTGCGG GAAGCAGAGCGATACCAATTTACCGCCGAAGAGTTGCAAGCTGCTATGAATCACTGTGGCGAGAAGCATCCGGTCCAGTGGCTTCGCAGCAACTGGAACAAACTGATCGAAACCGTACAAACATTGGCCACCAAGTATGGGCACGAAAAGCGAGAAAACACCATCGGCACCATCTCGACCGTGGAAGCTCGGGAAGCACTCAAAATGCATAAAGGCAACATCTGGCGTGCGATCACGGAATGTATCGAGCAGCGGCAGCGCAAATATCGTGAGATCGCCTCGAAGGGCAACTTCACCCGGGAGGACATCGTCACCAGTCTGACGGCGCACCACGGCAACCTTGAGCTGGCGCTGGTCGAGCTAAGCAAAACGCAGCTCAAACCGTTCCTGATGCGCATCTGGGGGCCACCGAGCGGGGCCGACAACGATAGTGGCAACTTGCTGCTACACCAAGCGCTCCAAGAGGATCGCACCGGAATCA GCAGCGAAATTCAACAGTTTATCAGTGCCCATGTGGAACAGGAATTGCTTGGAGTAGGATCAGCGTCCGAGAAACCAGAGCAAGCTCCGGAGCAAGACTTGCAATCCGCGAAAGAGGACATAGAGCCTGAATTGCAGGAGCTAACGGAACACGAAAACACAGCACCAGCAACGTCATCACCACCTCCGGAGGAAGATCCACGCGAAGAGGTATGTGAAGAACGCGCGACATCCGCTTCCAATACGGAAATATTAAAGGACATCGAGGCACTGATCATGCAAATGGAACGAAAGCAAGAGTCCACCAACGGAACGGTTTTGCGCAACATACAGCAACTGCTCAGCCAGCTGGTAGACGCCGAACCCAGCTCCAGGTCTCCATCGGCAACCTCAATACGATCGCAGGCAAGTGATCAGCGTATCATGAGCAAAAGTCCCATTCCCGTACGTGCGAACAGCAAGCCAACTCCGAACCATTCGCCCAATCCCGATCGAACCATCGAGGACGACGTACGTGACTTTGTACAGGAAAACATACAGGACATCCTGCCGAACCTGGTCCAACAGGTGCGGCAGGAGCTGGACGCGGTAAAGGTGAATCTACGGACGAAACCAAAATCATTGGAAGACGACATACGCGAGACGTTGATGCGGGCCGAATACACTGAGAACGATTACAGTAACATTCATTACTTTCCATTCGATAAAACCGACGACACGCCGGTAGTTTTCCCCGAGCGTCAGCCACCGACGAAGGTGAAGACACAACAGTCATCAGCTCCAGATGAAATGGATGAGTATGCCAATATTCAGAAATTTCTTGAACGTGCGATCCGAAACGAGAAAACAACTACCGTGTTTGACCAGATGAAGCGGAGCAGCTATCTGATCGATAGCAGCTCCGACGAAGCACGTCAAACGGCGGAGTCCACTGACTATTACGATTTGGTGTCGATCAATGAGAAGCTGATGCATCTGTTCACTAAGGCTCCTTCGAAGGAGCTTCAACCAGTACAACAGATCGAGACAGAAGCGAAGAATTCGTCTAATGAGGAAAGGCATGCATCTCCACATCTGGTCAAGAATCACGCTTCTTTAGCTAATGATCAAGAGGAACTTCCCCAGCAAGCTGCCCAAGAGTTAACGCCACCAGCAGAAATAGCAGCTGAGAAGAAGGGAGTCAAGAAACGACGAGGATCGCGCATTCCCGTCAACAAGAACAATTATCTCTACCGACGCCCTGTCAAGAGCTCTTCGGAGAGTGACTTTGAAGTACTGGTCACAAACTCGAAACCAATTCAAGCCTCCATGGTTGCTATCGATCATGTGGCGGAATTGCGACACGTGGTGGACAATATTGAGCGGATCGAGCATGCCATTGAGGTAGGAGATGAAGTCGGCGAAGGAGAGGATCCGGAAGATTTTGAGATCATAAATGAGCCTATCTACATCAATCTGCCTCCAAAGCGAGATTCTTCTGAGGCGGATAATGTGGTTGAACCACAACAGGTTGTAATGCATGAACCGGACTCGATTGCTGGTGCAATAACGGATTCCAGTGCTGTAATCGATTCAGTCAGGGAAGAACCTAAACAACTAGCAGTGAAAGACCCGGTACTGGAGAGTCCGAACACAGCTGAAGAAGCTCCTCAGCAAACAATCAATACTGATGCTGTTGTGATTAGTGCACCTACAGTAGAAGAGCCTAAAACGCAAGATTCTACATCTGTTGTGCCAAGTATGGTAGAAGAACCTCCTCTACAACCTTCAGAACCAGCTATTACTGCTGTTATTCAGCCAGTTGTAGAAGAACCAGCGAAGGTTGAGCCTCAAGATCTTTCTTTGAGCAGTTCGAATATGAGCCAGGATCAACCGATCAAAACAAATGCTGCCGAAGAGATCCAGCCAGTAGCTGAAGCTTCAATTTCAGATATAAAGGCACCAAATCTGCCAGAACAACCACAAAGTGAAGTGATTCAAGTAGAGAAGACTCTAGTAGAGGAAACTCCAGCTAATCCGACTACAGTAATAGAGCCTCAACCTACAGCTTCTGCCCCCGTTACAAACGATCCTGTCCCGGATACATCGTCCATATTATCAGAAGAtaatgaagaagaagacgtaATCAGGCATAGCTCCAAGCTCGCCAATAATCTTTCCGAGCTAGTTCTGGACACCAAGCGGCTCATTCAACAAATGAAGGACGAGATCAACTCCGACATAGCAACGTTCAACGAGGATGACGCAGCGTACGGGGAAGAATATTACGAGGACGAGTACGAAGACGAATGGGAAggcgaggaggaggaggaggaggaggaagaagagtGGGATTCCAACGAAGAGTACGATGTGGACGAGAATGGAGATTTCTACGAGTACgaagacgatgacgatgatggatCGGTAATGTTCTCCGAGATGACCATCATCGATTCTGCCAACGGAAAATCAAGAAGCGTCGAGCAACCGCCCAATGAAGTGATCCCAGTTCAAGAACCACCACAGATGATTCTGCCCATCATCAATATGGCGGTCGTAAgggaaaacgaacgaaacagtGCCTCGGAGGTGAGCGATCTTCCGCTGGACAGTGACTTCAACGATGCGATGAGTGTGATCGAACAATCGGTCGGTGAGCTAAGAAACATGCTACACCTAACCGAGCAAGCGCTTGGTCCTTTGGAACTTGCCTCTTCACTGCATCATGCTTCCAGTGTGGAAACGCTTCAAAACAGCCCAGAGCAGAGCGAGATAAGTGAGATCACCCTGGTGCCTGAGATACACAATACAACCGCGGGAGAAGAATCAAGCGATCGGACGCTGGTGGCGGACGAGAACCTTCCGATGACGATGAAGGATGTGCAAACGTTGATGAACGCCAAAGCAGTTATTGGAGGCTTTATCAAAATTGTACAGCAAATAGAACAAACTGGTGAAGAACGCGCGATGCAGGAGCACGTATCGTTGCCAGAGGAATCGCCAATGGTGATATACGATTCGGTGAAGACATCCTCAACGGAGACGACAGATAATAAGCCACCTTCTGTTATTGAGAGGAACGCTGTGAATGGGACGAACGCTATCCTGGAGGAACCAATCGGCACAACGGATGAAACACAAGAGCAAGCAAATGCTGAAGCGAGTGTTTTTAGTGCAGGCCCTCATAATCAAATGGAGACTGCAGGAAGTAATAGTACTGAGGCTCCAATCACTCAAGCTGTTGAAGATACGGCGAGGAACCCGCAATTGCCGACTGTTACCCAAGGTCCAGTAACACCTCCTCAACCACAAGATGTACCTGAAGATGTCAAGCTGAACCAAAGTTTAGTAAATCCAGCAGCTCCTCGTACACTCTCTGCAGAAGAGCATCCAGTGACTGACGTTATAAACACACAAGATCATAcgaatgtttcaaatgaaacGCAATCATCTCCGATTGTAGCTCCTGACGAATCCCAGAACATACTTTCGAATCAGCATGCAGCACCCGAGTATGTCAATGCAAACGCCTTAGAGCTGGCTGAAGCGAATGGTCCTAGCTCGGCCATTCCCGATTACGCAACAGTATTTAAAGCAGGAGCCAAACTTCAAGTCATTGAGCCTGCAGTAGAAGCAGCTGATACTACAAACCAGAATCCAGATAATCAAGATCCAATTACTAATCGAGAGAGTGAGCAAACTCCtggaacagcagcagaagcctTAGAAACACAGAGGAGCACTTCAAATGAATCAGAAATCACGTCAGTTGCTAGCCAAGGTACTTCCGTACTGCCAATCAAAGAAGAACCAAACGTTGGGGAGAGAACAGCACCCGAGGCTGTTGATTCTTCGGCCACGAGTTCCCAAGAGCCGCATGTAACGGAGGAAACTCCAGCGGCTGATGTTGCGGAACGTGTTGTTAGCAACTCACAGACTGAGAACACGATCAGTACAACTGTTCCAGAAACTACTCACAAACAACAAGATCCTGAGGATCCTGCAAACTCATCCAAAACCAACACACCAGTGACAGACGATCATCACACTGAAGCTCCCATTACTACTGCTAGTATAGCTGAGCAGCCTTCATCGGAGCTAAATACGACCCATTTGCTCAACGGACATGCACCGGACAATCGTACCCAATCTCGTGCCTCTTCCGAAGAGCCTTCATCCAGCTTCGTCGAAATACAACCATCACAGGTCATTGTTCACACACCCCAAACGGAAACTCTTCCACCACAAGTCGTTCCACTCGAAGCACCACCCCGCACCACAAACATCTACCAAAATGTGGACATTCATCCCCCCGCTtcaaccaccactaccaccccCGCTACTACCCCCATCAAGAGTCCACCCACCCGCTCAAAATCGAAAGCCCCCAAACTAACCGTTAAAGTTGCATCCGCCGCTACTTCGCAGTCGGAGGATGGTGCCTCCCCGACAACGCCACCAACTCCCACTGGCCAGAAGGCTAACGCCAAAGCTTCCAAAACTAAACTCGAAAGTAAGAAgaaatccaccaccaccaccaccaccgcaaaCGCCTCATCCCCCACGGCCGATTCGACCGGCCGTCGGCCATCGCTCACGCGCAAGAAATCGATCGGTGGTGGCGTGTTTGGACCGGTGCAAACAAACACGGTCAAGAACATGCAGAAAGAGTTCCTGAACAAGGCGAAGGAATCGCCCAAACCGAGCACGTCCAAGGTTACGCCCAAACCGGCCAAGCTCGTACAGCCGAAGGCGTTTACCGCCCGCGCGTCCGCTACACCGCCCGCTTCCACGAGCAAAGCTGCCACACCGGCCTCCGAGGAGGCTAGTACCTCCTCGGCTAGATCCACGCCCGGGCCGAGTGAACCGATGCCGGGCAGTTCGCGCGATACGACGTACATGTGCGAGAAGCtgctgaagaagaagtatCGCGAAACGTGCTTTAGCGATGAGTACCAAACGACCGATGACGAGGACGAAAGCCGGATGACGATCACCGAAAGCGAGCGCACCATTATCAAGAGCCTGGTGAAACCGTACGAACCGAACAGTGACCCGCCAGAA GTCCAGGCGAAGCAGCTGCTAGAGGATGGTCTAGTACAAACTCAGGCCCAAGCAGAGCTCGCCGTGCAGCTGATTGAGCTTCGATACGCCCGAGATAACGCGATCTGGGCCGCGACACAGTGCCACACGATCGATGAAGCGCGAGATCTCCTGCAAAAGGAATGTGAACTTTGTCTCGGTGTGTTCCCGATGAACGAGATCGTGTCGATGCTGAAATGTACGCACACTTGCTGTCTCGAATGTGCCAAGGAGTACTTCACGCAGGAGATCACCAACCGGTCGATCACCAACTGCAACTGTCCGTACTGTAAAGAGCCGGATCTGAACGGGCCGGACGTGACGGAAGATGATGTGCTGGAGTACTTCTCGAACTTGGACATTCTGCTGAAGAACATTGTCGACGAGGAGGTGCACGATCTATTCCAGCGCAAGATCCGCGATCGTACGCTCACGAAGGATCCCAACTTTAAGTGGTGTGTCCACTGCTCGAGTGGATTCTTCGCGCGGCCCAAGCAGCGACGTCTGGTCTGTCCGGACTGTGGGTCGATCACTTGTGCCTCGTGTCGGAAGCCG TGGGAATCTCAGCACGAAGGATTAACGTGCGATAAGTTTGCCGAgtggaaggaagcaaacgaCCCGGAACTACAGGCCGAAGGTGTTCAGCGTCATCTGCAGACGCACGGTATTAGCTGCCCGAATTGCAAGTTCCGCTACTCGCTGGCCCGTGGAGGTTGTATGCACTTTACCTGCACGCAATGCAAGTTCGAGTTCTGTTACGGATGCAACAAACCGTTCATGATGGGTGCCAAGTGTAGTGTATCGCCGTACTGTGCCAAGCTGGGGCTGCATGCCCATCATCCGAGGAACTGTCTGTTCTATCTGCGCGACAAGGAGCCTCGGGATCTGCAAAACTTGCTGCTG ATGAACAACGTGTCCTTTGACACCGAGCCTTCGGAGCAAATGAAACAGGAGCTGACGAATGGAGAAGGTGCCATCATGAAGTGTCCCATTCCACTGCAAAAGGAAACACCGGCCGGTCTGATGGATATGATCTGCAGTGCAGACGTACCCGAGAATCATGCCGGATTGTGCAG AACCCATTACGTTGAATATTTGGTCGGTACGGTATCGAAAGCGCAGATCGATCCGCTACCGATACTGGATCTAACCGATTGTGTCCAAGAGTTGCGCCGGCGCGGCATACCACTCCCGGAACGGGGTCCCTGGGACACCGATGAAATTTATCGGGAAATGTGCCAGAAg CTCGTTAAGGAGAAAATTCCTCTTGACAATTAG